Proteins encoded by one window of Oreochromis niloticus isolate F11D_XX linkage group LG17, O_niloticus_UMD_NMBU, whole genome shotgun sequence:
- the LOC100691357 gene encoding cornifelin isoform X3: protein MAEKPLTDWDSGLLDCFEDASTCCYGFWCGPCLTLTVAGRFGENNLLPLCDLMFPPSFYGIPTFPPPAVLSLRAAMRNRYGIKGSLLNDIVISTCCAPCSWCQMHRELKHRKQAPTVINIQNNNIVNMQPFPVMQAPMMMMPVQQVPAAYMAQPTVTVVSQ from the exons ATGGCAGAAAAACCCTTGACAGACTGGGACAGTGGTCTCTTGGATTGCTTTGAGGATGCCAGTACTT gcTGCTATGGTTTCTGGTGCGGCCCCTGCCTCACCCTCACGGTCGCAGGAAGGTTTGGAGAGAACAATCTTCTCCCTTTATGTGATTTAATGTTTCCTCCTTCATTCTATGGGATCCCTACTTTTCCACCTcctgcagttttgtctttaaggGCTGCCATGCGAAACAGATATGGCATCAAG GGCTCTCTCCTTAACGATATTGTAATTTCCACTTGCTGCGCCCCGTGCTCCTGGTGTCAGATGCATCGCGAGTTAAAGCATCGTAAGCAAGCCCCCACTGTCATCAACATACAGAATAACAACATTGTGAACATGCAGCCCTTTCCAGTCATGCAGGCACCCATGATGATGATGCCTGTACAACAAGTGCCAGCTGCTTATATGGCTCAACCAACAGTCACTGTGGTCTCACAGTGA
- the LOC100691357 gene encoding cornifelin isoform X1, translating to MGPDVTWLNESNYLVSVAEVQHTMAEKPLTDWDSGLLDCFEDASTCCYGFWCGPCLTLTVAGRFGENNLLPLCDLMFPPSFYGIPTFPPPAVLSLRAAMRNRYGIKGSLLNDIVISTCCAPCSWCQMHRELKHRKQAPTVINIQNNNIVNMQPFPVMQAPMMMMPVQQVPAAYMAQPTVTVVSQ from the exons ATGGGACCAGACGTCACCTGGCTTAATGAG AGTAATTATTTAGTGTCTGTGGCTGAAGTTCAACATACAATGGCAGAAAAACCCTTGACAGACTGGGACAGTGGTCTCTTGGATTGCTTTGAGGATGCCAGTACTT gcTGCTATGGTTTCTGGTGCGGCCCCTGCCTCACCCTCACGGTCGCAGGAAGGTTTGGAGAGAACAATCTTCTCCCTTTATGTGATTTAATGTTTCCTCCTTCATTCTATGGGATCCCTACTTTTCCACCTcctgcagttttgtctttaaggGCTGCCATGCGAAACAGATATGGCATCAAG GGCTCTCTCCTTAACGATATTGTAATTTCCACTTGCTGCGCCCCGTGCTCCTGGTGTCAGATGCATCGCGAGTTAAAGCATCGTAAGCAAGCCCCCACTGTCATCAACATACAGAATAACAACATTGTGAACATGCAGCCCTTTCCAGTCATGCAGGCACCCATGATGATGATGCCTGTACAACAAGTGCCAGCTGCTTATATGGCTCAACCAACAGTCACTGTGGTCTCACAGTGA
- the LOC100691357 gene encoding cornifelin isoform X2, producing the protein MSNYLVSVAEVQHTMAEKPLTDWDSGLLDCFEDASTCCYGFWCGPCLTLTVAGRFGENNLLPLCDLMFPPSFYGIPTFPPPAVLSLRAAMRNRYGIKGSLLNDIVISTCCAPCSWCQMHRELKHRKQAPTVINIQNNNIVNMQPFPVMQAPMMMMPVQQVPAAYMAQPTVTVVSQ; encoded by the exons ATG AGTAATTATTTAGTGTCTGTGGCTGAAGTTCAACATACAATGGCAGAAAAACCCTTGACAGACTGGGACAGTGGTCTCTTGGATTGCTTTGAGGATGCCAGTACTT gcTGCTATGGTTTCTGGTGCGGCCCCTGCCTCACCCTCACGGTCGCAGGAAGGTTTGGAGAGAACAATCTTCTCCCTTTATGTGATTTAATGTTTCCTCCTTCATTCTATGGGATCCCTACTTTTCCACCTcctgcagttttgtctttaaggGCTGCCATGCGAAACAGATATGGCATCAAG GGCTCTCTCCTTAACGATATTGTAATTTCCACTTGCTGCGCCCCGTGCTCCTGGTGTCAGATGCATCGCGAGTTAAAGCATCGTAAGCAAGCCCCCACTGTCATCAACATACAGAATAACAACATTGTGAACATGCAGCCCTTTCCAGTCATGCAGGCACCCATGATGATGATGCCTGTACAACAAGTGCCAGCTGCTTATATGGCTCAACCAACAGTCACTGTGGTCTCACAGTGA